A stretch of the Marivirga tractuosa DSM 4126 genome encodes the following:
- the egtD gene encoding L-histidine N(alpha)-methyltransferase — translation MTTTEKINFSVADAVKEGLTKKEKSLPSWLFYDAEGDRLFQEIMNMPEYYLTNCEYNIFQKHKDDILSIISSDAAGFNLIEFGAGDGLKTEILLKHFAKQNATFNYKPVDISKNVLNLLQERMQKSIPDLDIEPINKEYFSALDTLNEDRKNPMVVLFMGGNIGNFEIEDAHSFVNQIANKLRNGDRIIMGFDMKKDPEMIRSAYNDAQGITRQFNMNLLTRLNNELDADFDLEQFKHYPSYDPQTGTTKSFLISQKKQTVKLKGIDSTIHFKAWEHIHVEVSQKFDEDMIENLAKEAGLTVEKYFYDEKEYFADVVIRK, via the coding sequence ATGACAACAACCGAAAAAATCAACTTCTCCGTAGCAGATGCTGTAAAAGAAGGACTTACTAAAAAAGAAAAATCTCTTCCTAGCTGGCTTTTTTATGATGCGGAAGGAGACCGACTTTTTCAAGAAATCATGAATATGCCAGAGTATTATCTCACGAATTGTGAGTATAACATATTCCAAAAACATAAAGATGATATCTTATCCATTATTTCTTCTGACGCAGCTGGTTTTAATCTGATAGAATTTGGTGCAGGAGATGGACTAAAAACTGAAATCTTGCTAAAGCATTTTGCTAAACAAAACGCTACTTTCAATTATAAGCCAGTAGATATTTCAAAAAATGTCCTGAATTTATTGCAGGAACGAATGCAAAAATCCATTCCCGATTTGGATATAGAACCCATCAATAAAGAATATTTTTCTGCTCTTGATACGCTTAATGAAGATCGAAAAAACCCAATGGTAGTGCTTTTTATGGGTGGAAATATTGGCAATTTTGAAATTGAAGATGCACATTCTTTTGTAAATCAAATTGCCAATAAATTGAGAAACGGTGATAGAATCATTATGGGATTTGATATGAAAAAAGATCCTGAAATGATTAGAAGTGCATACAATGACGCTCAAGGTATCACGCGCCAATTCAATATGAATCTGTTGACAAGATTAAATAATGAATTAGATGCCGATTTTGATTTGGAGCAATTCAAACATTACCCATCTTATGATCCACAAACGGGAACCACGAAGAGTTTTTTAATTTCTCAAAAAAAGCAAACTGTTAAATTAAAAGGCATTGACAGTACAATCCATTTCAAAGCCTGGGAGCATATTCATGTAGAAGTATCCCAAAAATTCGATGAAGATATGATTGAAAACTTGGCTAAAGAAGCCGGCTTGACCGTTGAAAAGTATTTTTATGATGAAAAGGAATACTTTGCTGATGTGGTGATCAGGAAATAG
- the egtB gene encoding ergothioneine biosynthesis protein EgtB gives MENYLNRYQEIRKTTESLCEPLATEDYVAQPISDVSPPKWHLAHTTWFFETFLLKEFSKDYREFHPQFAFLFNSYYVSAGERMLRPNRGNMTRPTVEEIYQYRKYVDVAVGELLSHIITDEMKNILEIGFNHEQQHQELLFYDIKYILGHNPLFPAYDKDFEEYFTEDWEHDWVQINKGNYKIGFEGKGFSFDNEHNYHEVHLEGAKISNRLVTNGEYAEFIEAKGYEKHEYWHSDARAWLEETEISAPLYWHKIEGNWHYYTLAGLKPINKDAPLMHISFYEAYAFAEWKGMRLPTEFEWETAANLFDWGKRWEHTGSAYLPYPGYTKPAGAIGEYNGKFMVNQMVMRGSSRATSSNHSRKTYRNFFHPHLQWHFSGIRLAKDL, from the coding sequence ATGGAAAATTATCTTAATCGTTACCAAGAAATTAGAAAAACAACTGAAAGCCTTTGCGAACCTTTAGCGACAGAGGATTATGTTGCTCAGCCTATATCGGATGTAAGTCCGCCTAAGTGGCATTTGGCACATACCACCTGGTTTTTCGAAACTTTTTTACTAAAAGAATTTTCTAAAGATTACAGAGAATTTCATCCTCAATTCGCATTCCTTTTCAATAGCTATTACGTGAGCGCAGGCGAAAGAATGTTGCGCCCCAACAGAGGAAACATGACCCGACCTACCGTGGAGGAAATTTATCAATACAGAAAATATGTAGATGTAGCCGTTGGGGAATTACTATCTCATATCATTACAGATGAGATGAAAAATATTCTGGAGATCGGTTTTAACCACGAACAACAGCATCAGGAATTACTTTTCTACGACATCAAATATATTTTAGGACACAATCCACTTTTCCCAGCTTATGACAAAGACTTTGAAGAATATTTCACGGAAGATTGGGAGCACGATTGGGTACAAATCAATAAAGGAAATTATAAAATTGGGTTTGAAGGAAAGGGGTTTTCCTTTGACAATGAACACAACTACCATGAGGTGCATTTGGAAGGTGCAAAAATCAGCAATCGACTAGTTACTAATGGCGAATATGCTGAATTTATTGAAGCCAAAGGCTATGAAAAGCATGAATACTGGCATTCTGATGCCAGAGCGTGGTTAGAAGAAACTGAGATTTCCGCTCCATTATACTGGCATAAAATAGAAGGAAATTGGCATTACTATACTTTAGCCGGTTTAAAACCTATCAATAAAGATGCTCCTTTAATGCATATCAGCTTTTATGAAGCCTATGCTTTCGCAGAATGGAAAGGCATGCGTTTACCAACTGAATTTGAGTGGGAAACAGCTGCTAATTTATTCGATTGGGGAAAAAGATGGGAGCATACTGGAAGTGCATACCTCCCCTATCCAGGCTATACAAAGCCAGCAGGTGCTATTGGAGAATACAATGGCAAATTTATGGTCAACCAGATGGTGATGCGAGGTTCATCACGCGCCACTTCATCAAATCATTCAAGAAAAACATATAGAAACTTCTTTCACCCACATTTGCAGTGGCATTTTAGTGGGATAAGATTAGCAAAAGATTTATGA
- a CDS encoding PorP/SprF family type IX secretion system membrane protein, which translates to MRSNYLKNKSLYIIISLFLLGGTLKAQQYPIYSQYIFNGLVLNPAYAGSHVQLSASAMYRNQWVNFDGSPKTLFFSAHTSLMKERMGVGLLINDDRIGSYASQNIYGSYSFIIKTPKGKLALGFQAGVNILASDFKDLNLDDVGDNSFASFNSLKPNFGTGAYFYNKKFFAGFSVPFLLNNGYGNLNIENAISEVRSARYYYLNGGFMLPMNLEKTLYFQPSALIRGQEGAPLNFDINASFLFYDLLNVGVSYRNIDAVVSYIDFKLNESFHFSYSYDWTTSAIRNASNGTHEFMINYRVRIRDIHDNVTCPKFNHFM; encoded by the coding sequence ATGCGCAGCAACTATCTAAAAAACAAGTCTTTATATATCATAATCTCCTTATTTCTATTAGGAGGAACACTGAAGGCTCAGCAATACCCAATTTATTCACAATATATTTTCAACGGTCTTGTGCTAAATCCGGCATACGCTGGAAGTCATGTTCAGTTAAGTGCTTCTGCAATGTATAGAAATCAATGGGTGAATTTTGATGGATCACCTAAAACACTATTTTTCAGTGCACATACCTCTCTTATGAAGGAGAGAATGGGTGTCGGTCTTTTGATTAATGATGACAGAATTGGGAGTTATGCTAGTCAAAATATATACGGGAGTTACTCCTTCATAATAAAGACTCCTAAAGGTAAGCTAGCTCTGGGTTTTCAGGCTGGGGTGAATATACTAGCATCCGATTTTAAAGATCTTAATTTGGATGACGTAGGAGATAATTCTTTTGCTAGCTTCAATAGTCTAAAACCTAACTTTGGCACGGGTGCATACTTTTATAACAAAAAATTCTTCGCTGGCTTTTCAGTCCCTTTCTTGTTGAACAACGGCTATGGAAACCTGAACATTGAAAATGCTATTAGTGAAGTAAGGTCAGCTAGATACTATTATTTAAATGGAGGTTTTATGCTACCCATGAATCTCGAGAAAACCTTGTATTTCCAGCCATCTGCCTTAATAAGAGGGCAAGAAGGTGCTCCGCTTAATTTTGACATTAATGCTAGTTTTCTCTTTTATGACCTATTAAACGTTGGAGTATCCTACAGAAATATTGATGCTGTAGTATCCTATATAGACTTTAAACTAAACGAGTCATTTCATTTTAGCTATTCATACGACTGGACAACTTCAGCAATCAGAAATGCTTCAAATGGTACGCATGAGTTTATGATCAATTACAGAGTACGCATAAGAGATATTCATGATAATGTAACTTGTCCTAAATTTAACCATTTTATGTAG
- a CDS encoding T9SS type B sorting domain-containing protein, which translates to MKQILLLFIFSLASLSLSIAQEICDDGIDNDGDGFVDCFDGDCTDTAACDGFYLGNDASCEAEPEEFPVFELELGPTSRDDVTTALSRIAIGDLDRDGIPEILTTNRYDDKIFLLNGDSATVKHERTTNNPYYNNAAMVNLQDDNCGEVFVVNVNSGNNYNIRSFDCELNPIWASERLYQDPVFLSFADFDGDGQAEMYYKDEIRDPINGTRIVETTTANWKNIPGGPVAVDIVGDSDLELVIGNRIYGVNLGDRTEDAGSLTLLATMPAPYQTKSGGQQPQNSTTSIADFNLDGNLDVIVSGANSSNVTTVFFWDVFNNTVKTFSDPFAEAGYEFGWRQGTGRVNIADLDGDGQLNAAFVSGKYLYALDENWNLFWKTLVNEETSGITGCTLFDFNGDGQSEVVYRDEDYLYILNGKDGTINPPKHCRSRTSVEYPIVADVDADGSTEICVVCVTEDHRVGTPGRNLSLDAPAEVRIYKSGAEPWVPARRVWNQHAYFNVNINDDLTVPRIQQKHQAVFSTGICTTGPSRPLNSFLNQSPFLSSDGCPTFASPDLNIIETSFSITPPNCPDKDFTVSFEYENIGDVPLTGNVPITFYDGDPLVAGTNKLNTVFITLNNFTVGDVGNAANLTINGTGGQFTLYAVLNDNGTSTPAPISLPNSNFLECDYVNNIISAEVNPEPFILSTETTNNITCAAGTVPPNGSARVFRLVGGSEITADYDFFWFNGTTVDDTPDYTGSIYTGLAAGTYTVYAADKLAGCSSDTVQVVISDSVRTINADITVDRGNDDCDNPNGKLTVAVNGGEPVGNFTYEWYVGNSVGGGLEISNSHVANNLESGAYTVLVMEKATGCQTITSIEVPDNRDIPIVNATATDIVCSQTNSGSVSATVGGATAGFTFDWFIGNSVKPTADFTGSTVNNLPQGTYTVVATNNTSSCESTPVPVTVNQTVNPEIDAVSATSNTSCDASLPNGSVSVTIVGSPADHTIVWFAGAGTTGTQVGSGLTVNDLSAGEYTVRVTEDATGCSVTDRITINNNIIQPVASATADPVTTCSPLNGRVEASVDLDNIADYTFFWYKGDQVKSSTDFDVTGNIIENLEPGFYTMQAFHNTRNCLTDAVTIEVIDQATVTIEQEENVLSIPTACDQDNGVLEVEVNSPNNVSGFLIEWYEGTTITGSPFQSDNGVTVATASNLFTGLYTVVATDLDNECSNQKVFNLPFIGAHQLDSISYQNATTCVPFDGSIEVEVTPSGTTTLSDYQLYLFRENNGDYIAVDTLAGTDPPIFSNLGQGTYIVEAFSDFSGCSVYLLDIEIELEVSDPVITDAVTQPNTNCDITSANGSIEISIDNQASPSLYTFNWYEGTDTSTPLGTTIGSTAGVNGERADSLIGGSYTVEVFNDSTQCSTLRTFSINDNPVIVSIPNAEIDITAITRCDTTNSEVTINNVFENGVAADINDFTFEWYNANMDILPNAGSPNTSDSIVGLPEGTYFVRARNIDSECETALIEFSIETDIVEPTISLEFKNPERCALQSPGDEFGFLRVNASAPNTTFSYNWYDGPDTTSAVAHTGPEYLNLSADVYTVAIRDSISNCVYVETYELVTEINSLNISASATPLTNCDSPNGSVFATVTSGGSYSYLWTNVNGNTVGTSKEVNNLPVGEYTVVATDNTDTFCEVTATVTIENGQINPPLTLEQVAPLTVCDERLANGAAKARVDGGFVGYTFEWYEGASASGTIIHLGPDFSGMRDVSYTVRAINDLTQCFSDETITISEEIPAVEDPAIEVVSNDTNCQIDNGELRVDVNGNTGNFLFEWYRGTNTNGSLFGTGDRIIDLGEGEYTVIATDLRTGCLSDPITASISEDLVYPEFTYETVSSICGENNGSAVVFLDDLAEEVTRIEWYDSFGTRVAIGPNLDGVAAGVYTVIIETRNDCVVEEDITILSDIQAFNGISRNGDASNSFFKIACIGQYPNNIVKIYNRAGTLVYEAIGYDNNNVKFDGISNRGINVMGESLPDGTYFYVIDKNDGSKPKNGYLEIVK; encoded by the coding sequence ATGAAACAAATTTTACTCCTCTTTATTTTTAGTCTGGCATCGCTAAGTTTATCCATTGCTCAAGAAATATGTGATGATGGAATCGACAATGATGGTGACGGATTTGTTGACTGTTTTGATGGCGATTGTACGGATACTGCAGCTTGTGACGGTTTCTATTTAGGAAACGATGCCTCTTGCGAAGCAGAACCAGAGGAGTTTCCAGTTTTTGAACTAGAATTAGGACCAACATCTCGTGACGATGTAACTACTGCTTTGAGTAGAATAGCAATTGGTGATTTAGACAGAGATGGAATCCCTGAAATCTTGACGACCAATCGATATGATGACAAAATTTTTCTTTTAAATGGTGATTCTGCTACTGTCAAACATGAAAGAACAACAAATAACCCCTATTATAATAATGCTGCAATGGTCAACCTTCAAGATGATAATTGCGGTGAAGTATTCGTAGTAAATGTCAATAGTGGTAATAATTACAATATCAGATCTTTTGATTGTGAATTAAATCCTATTTGGGCTTCGGAGCGCTTGTATCAAGATCCAGTATTTCTAAGCTTCGCTGATTTTGATGGTGATGGGCAAGCTGAAATGTATTATAAGGACGAAATCAGAGACCCTATTAACGGCACACGAATAGTAGAAACCACTACGGCCAACTGGAAAAATATACCAGGAGGTCCTGTTGCAGTGGACATAGTGGGAGATTCCGACCTAGAATTGGTGATTGGAAATAGGATTTATGGTGTTAATTTAGGAGATAGAACAGAAGATGCTGGTTCATTAACTTTACTTGCCACAATGCCTGCCCCTTACCAAACTAAATCTGGTGGGCAACAACCTCAGAACTCTACCACCTCCATTGCAGACTTCAATCTAGATGGAAACTTAGACGTAATTGTATCGGGTGCAAATTCTTCTAATGTGACAACCGTTTTCTTTTGGGATGTATTCAACAATACCGTAAAAACTTTCAGTGATCCTTTTGCTGAAGCTGGTTATGAATTTGGTTGGAGACAAGGTACGGGAAGAGTAAACATTGCAGATTTAGATGGGGATGGCCAATTAAATGCTGCATTCGTATCTGGGAAGTATCTCTATGCTCTAGATGAAAATTGGAATCTATTTTGGAAGACACTTGTAAATGAAGAAACCTCAGGTATTACGGGCTGTACCTTATTTGATTTTAATGGTGATGGACAATCAGAGGTGGTGTATAGAGATGAAGATTACCTTTATATCCTCAACGGGAAAGATGGTACCATAAACCCTCCCAAACATTGTCGTTCAAGAACTTCCGTGGAATATCCTATAGTAGCCGATGTGGATGCAGACGGCTCCACAGAAATTTGTGTGGTATGCGTAACTGAAGACCATAGAGTAGGTACGCCAGGCAGAAACCTTAGCCTAGATGCTCCGGCAGAAGTAAGAATTTATAAATCTGGTGCTGAACCTTGGGTACCTGCAAGAAGGGTATGGAATCAGCATGCTTATTTCAATGTTAATATCAATGATGATTTGACCGTTCCAAGAATTCAGCAAAAGCATCAAGCAGTCTTTTCAACTGGGATTTGTACTACCGGCCCTAGTCGTCCTTTGAACAGCTTTTTAAATCAATCGCCTTTTTTAAGTTCAGACGGATGTCCTACTTTCGCCTCCCCTGATTTAAATATTATTGAAACATCCTTCTCAATAACTCCTCCTAATTGTCCTGATAAGGATTTTACAGTAAGTTTCGAATACGAAAACATAGGGGATGTCCCACTAACTGGAAATGTTCCTATAACTTTTTATGATGGAGATCCATTAGTTGCAGGAACAAATAAGCTCAATACTGTTTTTATTACCTTAAATAATTTTACAGTAGGTGATGTTGGAAATGCAGCGAATTTGACAATAAATGGAACAGGAGGCCAATTTACACTTTATGCTGTTTTAAATGATAATGGCACATCCACGCCTGCTCCAATTAGTTTACCTAATTCCAATTTTTTAGAATGTGATTATGTCAATAATATTATTTCAGCAGAAGTAAACCCAGAACCATTTATATTATCTACGGAAACAACAAACAATATTACTTGTGCAGCTGGTACGGTTCCACCGAATGGCTCTGCAAGAGTCTTCCGATTGGTAGGTGGCTCAGAGATCACAGCAGACTATGATTTTTTCTGGTTTAATGGAACTACTGTAGATGATACTCCTGATTATACTGGTTCTATTTATACAGGGCTAGCGGCCGGTACATATACTGTTTATGCTGCTGATAAATTAGCTGGTTGTTCTTCTGATACAGTCCAAGTAGTGATTTCTGATAGTGTCAGAACAATTAATGCTGACATAACCGTTGATAGAGGAAATGATGACTGTGACAACCCGAATGGTAAATTAACTGTAGCCGTGAATGGAGGTGAACCCGTTGGGAATTTCACTTATGAGTGGTATGTTGGAAACTCCGTGGGTGGTGGTTTAGAAATAAGCAATAGCCACGTAGCCAACAACTTAGAATCTGGCGCATACACTGTACTTGTTATGGAAAAAGCCACAGGATGTCAAACGATTACTTCAATAGAAGTACCGGACAACAGAGACATCCCTATAGTTAATGCAACTGCTACAGATATTGTTTGTTCCCAAACTAATTCTGGCAGCGTTTCTGCCACAGTAGGTGGAGCAACTGCAGGATTCACTTTTGATTGGTTCATTGGAAATTCTGTAAAACCTACAGCAGATTTCACTGGCAGTACAGTAAATAATCTACCTCAAGGAACATACACGGTCGTAGCTACTAATAACACCTCCAGTTGTGAATCAACTCCTGTTCCAGTCACCGTTAACCAAACCGTTAATCCGGAAATCGATGCTGTTTCTGCTACTTCTAATACTTCATGTGATGCAAGCCTGCCAAATGGTAGCGTGAGCGTTACTATTGTTGGAAGTCCAGCAGACCACACTATTGTGTGGTTTGCAGGGGCAGGAACGACTGGTACCCAAGTGGGTAGTGGATTAACAGTAAACGATTTATCAGCTGGCGAATATACAGTAAGGGTTACAGAAGATGCTACAGGCTGTTCAGTTACAGATCGAATTACTATAAATAATAATATTATTCAGCCAGTTGCAAGTGCTACAGCAGATCCAGTCACTACTTGTTCCCCATTAAATGGAAGAGTTGAAGCATCAGTCGATTTAGATAATATTGCAGATTATACATTTTTCTGGTATAAAGGAGATCAAGTAAAATCTTCTACTGACTTTGATGTAACTGGAAATATAATTGAAAACTTAGAGCCAGGATTTTATACAATGCAGGCCTTCCATAATACAAGAAACTGCTTGACTGATGCGGTCACAATAGAGGTGATAGATCAAGCTACTGTAACTATTGAACAAGAAGAAAATGTGCTCAGCATCCCAACTGCCTGCGATCAAGATAATGGAGTATTAGAAGTAGAAGTGAATTCTCCTAATAACGTTTCCGGTTTCTTAATCGAATGGTATGAAGGTACCACGATTACTGGAAGTCCATTTCAATCAGACAATGGGGTTACAGTAGCTACTGCAAGCAACCTATTTACAGGACTCTATACAGTAGTAGCAACAGATTTAGATAATGAATGTTCTAATCAAAAAGTATTTAACCTTCCATTTATTGGTGCTCATCAATTAGATTCAATTAGCTATCAAAATGCTACCACTTGTGTTCCCTTCGATGGAAGCATTGAGGTTGAAGTCACTCCATCAGGTACAACAACATTATCAGATTACCAATTATATTTATTTAGAGAAAATAATGGTGATTATATAGCAGTAGATACTTTAGCAGGAACTGATCCGCCAATATTTTCAAATCTTGGACAAGGCACTTACATAGTGGAAGCCTTTTCGGATTTTTCGGGTTGTTCGGTTTATTTATTGGATATAGAAATTGAATTGGAAGTATCAGACCCTGTGATAACAGACGCTGTAACTCAGCCAAATACTAATTGTGACATTACTTCAGCCAATGGATCTATAGAAATCAGTATTGATAATCAAGCATCACCTTCCTTATACACTTTCAACTGGTATGAGGGAACTGATACTAGTACACCACTAGGTACTACAATTGGAAGTACTGCTGGGGTAAATGGAGAGCGTGCAGACAGTTTAATTGGTGGAAGCTACACAGTTGAAGTTTTCAATGATTCTACTCAATGCTCCACTTTAAGAACTTTCAGTATCAACGATAATCCTGTCATTGTTTCTATTCCAAACGCAGAAATTGATATCACAGCAATCACAAGATGTGACACTACCAATAGTGAAGTAACCATCAATAATGTATTTGAAAATGGGGTTGCTGCCGATATTAATGATTTTACTTTCGAATGGTATAATGCCAATATGGACATCTTACCAAATGCGGGTTCACCAAATACTTCCGATTCAATTGTTGGCTTGCCTGAAGGGACTTATTTTGTTCGTGCGAGAAATATTGATAGCGAGTGCGAAACTGCCTTAATAGAATTTTCAATTGAAACTGATATTGTTGAGCCTACTATTTCTTTGGAGTTCAAAAATCCTGAAAGATGTGCATTGCAGTCACCTGGAGATGAATTTGGTTTTTTGAGAGTCAACGCAAGTGCTCCTAATACGACATTCTCTTATAACTGGTACGATGGACCCGATACTACTTCTGCTGTAGCACATACCGGTCCTGAATATTTAAATCTTTCTGCAGATGTCTATACTGTAGCCATTAGAGATAGCATCTCAAATTGTGTTTATGTAGAAACCTATGAATTAGTAACTGAAATCAATTCTTTGAATATTTCGGCATCGGCTACTCCGCTTACAAATTGTGATTCCCCGAATGGATCAGTTTTCGCAACTGTAACTTCAGGAGGTAGTTATTCCTATCTATGGACAAACGTTAATGGAAATACTGTAGGAACAAGCAAAGAAGTCAATAATCTACCAGTTGGAGAGTACACTGTGGTTGCCACAGACAATACGGACACTTTTTGTGAAGTAACCGCCACCGTCACGATTGAAAATGGACAAATAAATCCTCCGCTAACCTTAGAACAAGTAGCACCACTTACGGTCTGTGATGAAAGACTAGCAAATGGTGCCGCTAAAGCAAGAGTTGATGGTGGATTTGTAGGATATACATTTGAATGGTACGAAGGCGCATCAGCTTCAGGAACTATCATTCATCTTGGCCCTGATTTTTCAGGCATGAGAGATGTAAGTTATACAGTGAGAGCAATTAATGATTTAACTCAATGTTTTAGTGATGAAACGATTACCATTTCTGAAGAAATTCCGGCCGTGGAAGATCCAGCCATTGAGGTGGTCTCAAATGATACAAATTGTCAAATAGACAACGGAGAACTGAGAGTGGATGTAAATGGAAATACTGGCAACTTTTTATTTGAATGGTATAGAGGTACCAATACAAATGGAAGCCTATTCGGAACTGGAGATAGAATAATTGATTTAGGTGAGGGAGAATATACTGTAATAGCTACTGACTTACGAACTGGATGTCTTTCAGATCCTATTACTGCAAGTATCTCAGAAGATTTAGTCTATCCTGAATTCACATATGAAACAGTAAGTTCGATTTGTGGAGAAAATAACGGTTCTGCAGTAGTTTTCCTTGATGATCTTGCTGAAGAAGTTACTAGAATTGAATGGTACGATAGCTTTGGTACTAGAGTAGCTATTGGCCCCAATTTAGATGGTGTGGCTGCAGGAGTTTACACAGTAATTATAGAAACCAGAAACGACTGTGTGGTGGAAGAGGATATAACTATTTTATCAGATATTCAAGCATTTAATGGGATTTCGAGAAATGGTGATGCTTCAAATAGCTTTTTCAAAATTGCATGCATTGGTCAATATCCTAATAATATTGTGAAGATTTACAATAGAGCAGGTACTTTAGTGTATGAGGCTATTGGGTATGACAATAATAATGTTAAATTCGATGGAATTTCTAATAGGGGAATTAATGTAATGGGAGAATCCCTACCAGACGGCACCTATTTTTATGTAATAGATAAAAATGACGGTTCAAAACCGAAAAATGGTTATTTAGAAATCGTAAAATAA
- a CDS encoding outer membrane beta-barrel protein, which translates to MKALTKAFFITFLLILSYSSSNAQILLGAKSGARYNWMNYEDFASEDYEKSPFFGWSAGITAAYKVKKRFLIQLDIMYSQSGKNVTGITDPVLSNHAKYHFLNTPIVYKVDFLQAIGGKTFKWYIGAGPNVNFWLGGNGRLSTVELLETSIDELEYRVIFEKIPASPEFEGLYINEYNKVQVGLIASAGIVLEPAPGQSLMIDFRYEWGHSNMSSSEGTFASVIAYRDNLNASIQGIQVSVAYVFDIINKGKKEKKLYYENK; encoded by the coding sequence TTGAAAGCCTTAACAAAAGCATTTTTCATTACATTCCTACTTATATTAAGTTACTCCAGTTCTAATGCTCAAATCCTATTAGGAGCAAAGTCAGGTGCTAGATATAATTGGATGAATTATGAAGATTTTGCATCTGAAGATTATGAAAAAAGCCCTTTCTTTGGATGGAGCGCTGGAATCACCGCTGCCTACAAAGTGAAGAAAAGGTTTTTAATACAGTTGGACATTATGTATTCTCAAAGTGGAAAGAACGTTACTGGCATAACTGATCCTGTATTGAGTAATCATGCAAAATATCATTTTCTTAATACTCCTATCGTATATAAGGTGGATTTTCTACAGGCAATAGGTGGAAAAACATTTAAATGGTATATCGGGGCTGGACCAAATGTGAATTTTTGGTTAGGAGGAAACGGTCGTTTAAGTACGGTAGAGTTATTGGAAACAAGCATTGATGAGCTTGAATATAGAGTGATATTTGAAAAAATACCGGCTAGTCCAGAGTTTGAAGGACTCTATATTAACGAGTACAATAAAGTACAAGTGGGCTTAATTGCATCTGCGGGTATAGTTTTGGAGCCTGCGCCTGGCCAATCCTTAATGATTGATTTTCGCTATGAATGGGGACACAGTAACATGTCTTCTTCAGAAGGAACTTTCGCAAGCGTTATTGCCTATAGAGATAATTTAAATGCCAGTATTCAAGGAATCCAAGTCTCAGTGGCTTACGTATTTGACATCATTAATAAAGGCAAGAAAGAGAAGAAATTATATTACGAAAATAAATAA